From one Sphingomonas xanthus genomic stretch:
- a CDS encoding esterase-like activity of phytase family protein produces the protein MAERDVQPMFMKSIDFSGLFVGAAILAAFVPIRALPDRRPQPPAEIHLGYRSVALPATAGPLRVAGAWAMTGTDRRLGGLSALTIDRGRFLAVSDLGAVVLFDPPAAPHPKARIVDLVQGPGPIGRKWARGAESIARDPQGRGWWIGYEQRHSLWLYDAQFRTAKAAVDLRAMNWSDNRGAEALVPADGELLVVSENGRSAIRIGPGAPRILNLNAGVDIADAATAPDGSKWVLLRWRGWKGIGQAVARLQPSRDGYRVGKRIAVPKAPLDNFEGMTFTAGADGRWRIWLLTDDGHRLMARNLLVALDFDLPVGNGKSPAGRAGLSRKTAVDTP, from the coding sequence TGTCGGGGCCGCTATCCTCGCCGCCTTCGTCCCAATCCGCGCGCTGCCGGACCGCCGGCCGCAGCCGCCTGCCGAGATCCACCTTGGCTACCGATCTGTCGCGCTGCCAGCGACAGCGGGACCACTACGCGTGGCGGGCGCCTGGGCAATGACGGGCACCGACCGGCGGCTGGGCGGGCTGTCCGCGCTCACCATCGACCGTGGTCGGTTCCTCGCGGTCAGCGACCTTGGCGCGGTCGTCCTGTTCGACCCTCCGGCTGCACCTCACCCCAAGGCGAGGATCGTCGATCTTGTGCAGGGACCCGGCCCGATTGGCAGGAAATGGGCCCGGGGCGCGGAATCGATCGCCCGCGATCCGCAGGGGCGGGGCTGGTGGATCGGCTATGAGCAGCGCCACTCGCTATGGCTGTACGATGCCCAGTTCCGAACGGCCAAGGCCGCCGTCGACCTCCGCGCGATGAACTGGAGCGACAACCGCGGCGCCGAGGCTTTGGTGCCCGCCGACGGCGAGCTTCTTGTCGTTTCCGAAAATGGGCGCAGCGCGATTCGCATCGGCCCGGGGGCTCCGCGCATCCTGAACCTCAACGCCGGGGTCGACATCGCCGACGCCGCGACTGCCCCGGATGGAAGCAAGTGGGTCTTGCTGCGATGGCGCGGGTGGAAGGGGATCGGCCAGGCCGTGGCCCGGCTTCAGCCGAGTCGTGACGGTTACCGGGTCGGCAAACGTATCGCCGTGCCCAAGGCCCCGTTGGACAATTTCGAGGGAATGACCTTCACCGCCGGTGCCGACGGCCGCTGGCGTATCTGGCTGCTAACCGACGACGGGCACCGGCTAATGGCTCGCAACCTGCTGGTTGCGCTCGATTTCGATCTGCCCGTCGGAAACGGCAAAAGCCCGGCGGGACGCGCCGGGCTTTCGCGAAAGACTGCCGTCGATACGCCTTAA
- the rpmB gene encoding 50S ribosomal protein L28, whose translation MSRVCELTGKGRQVGNNVSHANNKTKRTFLPNLQNVTLMSDSLEKSIKLRVSTHGLRSVEHVGGLDNWLTKTSEDKLSPRVAKLKRELAKKAKSTAA comes from the coding sequence ATGTCGCGCGTTTGCGAGCTGACCGGCAAGGGCCGGCAGGTGGGCAACAATGTTTCCCACGCCAACAACAAGACCAAGCGGACTTTCCTGCCCAACCTGCAGAATGTCACGCTGATGTCGGATTCGCTCGAAAAGAGCATCAAGCTGCGCGTGTCGACGCATGGCCTGCGTTCGGTCGAACATGTCGGCGGCCTCGACAATTGGCTGACCAAGACCAGCGAGGACAAGCTGTCGCCGCGTGTCGCCAAGCTGAAGCGTGAGCTGGCCAAGAAGGCGAAGTCGACCGCCGCTTAA
- a CDS encoding nucleoside deaminase, with protein sequence MSFPLPLPMRRALDLAAVAAESGEVPVGAVITLDGEIIAEARNAMRGNLDPTAHAEMVAIRHAATRLGRSRLDGCELWVTLEPCAMCAGAIALARIGAVRFAAEDPKGGGVVHGARVFSQSTCHHRPDVLGGIGEDEASVQLREFFAARRAPKSHTVNFTDDC encoded by the coding sequence ATGTCATTTCCACTCCCACTGCCGATGCGGCGAGCGCTCGACCTTGCCGCGGTCGCGGCCGAATCGGGCGAAGTCCCGGTCGGTGCGGTGATCACGCTCGACGGGGAGATTATCGCCGAGGCGCGAAACGCCATGCGAGGCAACCTCGACCCCACTGCCCATGCCGAAATGGTGGCGATTCGCCATGCGGCCACCCGGCTCGGTCGATCTCGGCTTGATGGCTGCGAACTGTGGGTAACATTGGAACCGTGCGCGATGTGCGCCGGGGCGATCGCTCTCGCGCGCATCGGCGCAGTCCGGTTTGCCGCCGAGGATCCAAAGGGCGGCGGCGTGGTCCATGGCGCGCGGGTCTTTAGCCAATCCACCTGTCACCACCGGCCTGACGTGCTCGGTGGGATCGGCGAGGACGAGGCATCGGTCCAGTTGCGGGAGTTCTTCGCTGCTCGGCGGGCACCGAAAAGCCACACTGTTAACTTTACCGACGACTGCTGA
- a CDS encoding YadA-like family protein: METGQTMVAAGVGTYRGKSAFAIGQPCFGQWTDRIQAGGYLWLKRVCGRPMPVSACSSRIKKGAPLRGRPDF, translated from the coding sequence ATGGAAACCGGGCAGACGATGGTCGCTGCCGGCGTCGGTACCTATCGCGGAAAAAGCGCGTTCGCCATCGGCCAGCCATGCTTCGGACAATGGACGGACCGTATTCAAGCTGGGGGTTACCTATGGCTCAAGCGAGTATGTGGGCGCCCGATGCCGGTGTCGGCGTGTAGTTCTAGGATAAAAAAAGGGGCGCCCTTGCGGGGGCGCCCCGATTTTTAG
- a CDS encoding OmpA family protein: MRRIPLLTMAALSGALVTAACTTDPYTGQRSINRTAVGIGVGAIGGYLLGDLVGGRSDRTERLIGAGVGAIAGGAVGAYMDRQEADLRRQTAGTGVDVIRQGDDLILRMPSGITFPVDSSTIQPQFQTTLNQVAQTLSSYNQTYIDVLGHTDSTGTDAYNQVLSERRAQSVADYLAVRGVARARMGIRGYGETQPIASNDTEAGRAQNRRVEIKVVPVTQPGY, encoded by the coding sequence ATGCGTCGCATTCCCTTGCTGACCATGGCCGCCTTGTCCGGCGCGCTGGTCACCGCAGCCTGCACCACCGACCCTTATACCGGCCAGCGGTCGATCAACCGCACGGCGGTTGGCATCGGCGTCGGCGCGATTGGCGGCTATTTGCTGGGCGACCTTGTCGGCGGCCGTAGCGACCGAACCGAGCGGTTGATCGGTGCCGGCGTCGGCGCGATCGCCGGCGGTGCCGTTGGAGCCTATATGGACCGTCAGGAAGCCGATCTTCGCCGCCAGACGGCGGGCACCGGGGTGGATGTCATCCGCCAAGGCGACGATCTCATCCTGCGCATGCCCTCGGGGATCACCTTCCCGGTCGATAGCTCGACGATCCAGCCGCAATTTCAGACGACGCTAAACCAGGTCGCGCAGACACTAAGCAGCTATAACCAGACCTACATCGATGTCCTCGGACATACCGATTCGACCGGCACCGATGCCTATAACCAGGTGCTGTCGGAGCGGCGGGCCCAGTCGGTCGCCGACTATCTTGCGGTCCGCGGCGTTGCCCGTGCCCGAATGGGAATCCGCGGTTATGGCGAAACCCAGCCAATCGCGTCGAACGACACCGAGGCCGGACGGGCGCAGAACCGCCGGGTCGAGATCAAGGTCGTCCCGGTTACCCAGCCGGGTTATTGA